Proteins from one Silurus meridionalis isolate SWU-2019-XX chromosome 3, ASM1480568v1, whole genome shotgun sequence genomic window:
- the LOC124383375 gene encoding LOW QUALITY PROTEIN: zinc-binding protein A33-like (The sequence of the model RefSeq protein was modified relative to this genomic sequence to represent the inferred CDS: deleted 2 bases in 1 codon), with translation MASAFSEEDFSCPVCCEIFKDPVDLHCSHSVCKVCLQQFWETKGSRECPLCRRKSSLEIPPLNLVLKILCETFLQDRSKRSSSTSETICSLHSEKLKLFCLDDQQPVCLVCRDSRKHTNHKFCPIDEAVTDCKEKLKTALKPLQEKLKNFEDCKLNWSQTAEHIKIQAQHTEYQIKKEFEKLHQFLRDEEAARISALKEEEEQKSQLMKEKIEKLNRDMSSLSDTIRATEEEMRAEDVSFLQNYKTTMERTLCTLQDSKELPGALINVTKHLAILKFRVWEKMQDTVQYTPVTLDPNTVHPNLSVSDDLTSVRFSFEKQKLPDVPERFDEYCCFILGSEGFNSGTHCWDVEVGDCSGWLLGVMTESAERKGNVFSRSGIWYVSYYDGKYGAGSTPQSETLLSVTQKLQRIRVKLDWERGNLSFSDLVTNTHIHTFTHTFTDKLLPLLSVYGKEPLKILPVQFSVKVNQIV, from the exons atggcTTCAGCGTTTTCAGAGGAGGATTTTTCCTGTCCTGTGTGCTGTGAAATCTTTAAAGACCCTGTTGATCTGCACTGCAGtcacagtgtgtgtaaagtgtgtttgcAGCAGTTCTGGGAGACTAAAGGATCCAGAGAATGTCCTCTATGTAGGAGGAAGTCATCACTAGAGATTCCTCCTCTAAACCTGGTGTTGAAGATCCTGTGTGAGACTTTCTTACAGGACAGAAGTAAGAGATCTTCATCAACATCTGAAACAATCTGCAGTTTACACAGTGAGAAACTGAAACTCTTCTGTCTGGACGATCAGCAGCcggtgtgtttggtgtgtcGAGATTCAAGAAAACACACCAACCACAAATTCTGCCCCATTGATGAGGCAGTAACAGACTGTAAG GAGAAACTCAAAACTGCACTGAAGCCCCTACAGGAGAAACTGAAGAATTTCGAAGACTGTAAACTGAACTGGAGTCAGACTGCAGAACATATAAAG ATTCAGGCCCAACACACAGAATATCAGATCAAGAAGGAGTTTGAGAAGCTTCACCAGTTTCTACGAGATGAAGAGGCAGCCAGGATCAGTGCACTGAAAGAG GAAGAGGAGCAGAAGAGTCAGTTGATGAAGGAGAAGATTGAGAAGCTGAACAGAGACATGTCATCTCTTTCAGACACAATCAGAGCCACAGAAGAGGAGATGAGAGCTGAAGATGTCTCGTTCTTACAA AACTACAAGACCACCATGGAAAG AACTCTGTGCACACTGCAGGATTCAAAGGAGCTTCCAGGAGCACTGATCAATGTGACAAAACATCTGGCCATCCTGAAGTTCAGAGTCTGGGAGAAGATGCAGGACACTGTCCAGTACa cacCTGTCACTCTGGACCCCAACACTGTTCATCCTAATCTCAGTGTATCTGATGATCTGACCAGTGTGAGATTCAGTTTTGAGAAACAGAAACTTCCTGATGTTCCAGAGAGATTTGATGAATATTGTTGCTTTATTTTGGGTTCTGAGGGCTTTAACTCAGGAACACACTGCTGGGATGTTGAAGTTGGAGACTGTTCTGGATGGTTATTGGGTGTGATGACAGAATCTGCTGAGAGGAAGGGGAATGTGTTCTCCAGAAGTGGAATCTGGTATGTAAGTTATTATGATGGTAAATATGGAGCAGGTTCTACACCACAGTCAGAGACTCTGCTCTCAGTAACACAGAAACTCCAGAGGATCAGAGTGAAGTTGGACTGGGAAAGAGGAAATCTGTCCTTCTCTGATCTtgtcactaacacacacatacacactttcacacacacatttactgatAAATTACTGCCATTACTAAGTGTTTATGGTAAAGAACCTCTAAAGATCCTCCCAGTTCAGTTCTCTGTAAAAGTGAATCAGATCGTTTAG
- the LOC124383374 gene encoding nuclear factor 7, brain-like: MASAFSEEDFSCPVCCEIFKDPVVLRCSHSVCKVCLQLFWEKKGSRECPLCRRKSSLEIPPLNLVLKNLCETFLQDRSQRSSSESETICSLHSEKLKLFCLDEQQPVCLVCRDSRKHTNHKFCPIDEAVTDCKEKLKTALKPLQEKLKIFEDCKLNWSQTAEHIKIQAQHTEHQIKKEFEKLHQFLRDEEAARIRALRVEEEQKSQMMKEKIKKLNRDMSSLSDTIRAIEKEMRTEDVSFLQNYKTTVKRTLCTLQDSEELSGALIHVTKHLANLKFRVWEKMQDTVQYTPVTLDPNTVHPELSVSDDLTSVRFSDEKQKLPDVPERFDKHFCILGSESFNSGTHCWDVEVGDCTLWLLGVMTESAERKRNVFSRSGIWCVRYYDGKYEARSTPQRVTLLSVTQKLQRIRVKLDWERGNLSFSDPVTNTHIHTFTHTFTDKLLPLLSVYGEESPLKILPVQFSVKVNQII, encoded by the exons atggcTTCAGCGTTTTCAGAGGAGGATTTTTCCTGTCCTGTGTGCTGTGAAATCTTTAAAGACCCTGTTGTTCTGCGCTGCAGtcacagtgtgtgtaaagtgtgtttgcAGCTGTTCTGGGAGAAAAAAGGATCCAGAGAATGTCCTCTATGTAGGAGGAAGTCATCACTAGAGATTCCTCCTCTAAACCTGGTGTTGAAGAACCTGTGTGAGACTTTCTTACAGGACAGAAGTCAGAGATCTTCATCAGAATCTGAAACAATCTGCAGTTTACACAGTGAGAAACTGAAACTCTTCTGTCTGGACGAACAGCAGCcggtgtgtttggtgtgtcGAGATTCAAGAAAACACACCAACCACAAATTCTGCCCCATTGATGAGGCAGTGACAGACTGTAAG GAGAAACTCAAAACTGCACTGAAGCCCCTACAGGAGAAACTGAAGATCTTTGAAGACTGTAAACTGAACTGGAGTCAGACTGCAGAACATATAAAG ATTCAGGCCCAACACACAGAACATCAGATTAAGAAAGAGTTTGAGAAGCTTCACCAGTTTCTACGAGATGAAGAGGCAGCCAGGATCAGAGCACTGAGAGTGGAAGAGGAGCAGAAGAGTCAGATGATGAAGGAGAAGATTAAGAAGCTGAACAGAGACATGTCATCTCTTTCAGACACAATCAGAGCCATAGAAAAGGAGATGAGAACTGAAGACGTCTCGTTCTTACAA AACTACAAGACCACCGTGAAAAG AACTCTGTGCACACTGCAGGATTCAGAGGAGCTTTCAGGAGCACTGATCCATGTGACTAAACATCTGGCCAACCTGAAGTTCAGAGTCTGGGAGAAGATGCAGGACACTGTCCAGTAca cacCTGTCACTCTGGATCCCAACACTGTTCATCCTGAACTCAGTGTATCTGATGATCTGACCAGTGTGAGATTCAGTGATGAGAAACAGAAACTTCCTGATGTTCCAGAGAGATTTGATaaacatttctgtattttgGGTTCTGAGAGCTTTAACTCAGGAACACACTGCTGGGATGTAGAAGTTGGAGACTGTACTTTATGGTTATTGGGTGTGATGACAGAATCTGCTGAGAGGAAGAGGAATGTGTTCTCCAGAAGCGGAATCTGGTGTGTGCGTTATTATGATGGTAAATATGAAGCACGTTCTACACCACAGAGAGTCACTCTGCTCTCAGTAACACAGAAACTCCAGAGGATCAGAGTGAAGTTGGACTGGGAAAGAGGAAATCTGTCCTTCTCTGATCCtgtcactaacacacacattcacactttcacacacacatttactgatAAATTACTGCCATTACTAAGTGTTTATGGTGAAGAATCTCCTCTAAAGATCCTCCCAGTTCAGTTCTCTGTAAAAGTGAATCAGATCATTTAG